The genomic window CACTGGCTTCGATGGTAAAGCCTTCGGTGCTGGCAATACTGCGCAGGCCGCTGACCAGAAATTCACGGCCGATGACCAGTACGGCAATCCAGGGCTTCATGATGTCCGGCGTGTACTGCACCAGACAGATAAAGGCCGCAGTAATCAGCAGCTTGTCCGCCAGCGGATCGAGCAGCATTCCGATGGTCGTAATCTGGCCACGCCGACGGGCCAGATAGCCGTCGACGCCGTCGGAAATGGAAACCAGGATAAAAAAGAGCGATGTGAAAAGTTCCTGCTCCCCGCCTGGTCCGCGCAGAGGGAAATGCGGCGAAAGCATCCAGAGAAGAAGCGGCACGCACAGAATGCGGCCCATCGTAATGGAGTTGGGAAGATTCACAACACGCCCGGGCGAGAAGTGCGCTCTCCTTCAATTATGCACCAGAGAGGGGGAAACGGAGGCTGCAAGGAGGGAAGAGGAGGCACATTTTTGATGCACCTCCAAGCCGGTGCAGCGAAGCCTGATATGGTTGCCGGAAAGGACGGCGGGAAGGCCGTCCTTTCGTTTCTTATGCGTAGA from Pseudacidobacterium ailaaui includes these protein-coding regions:
- the pgsA gene encoding CDP-diacylglycerol--glycerol-3-phosphate 3-phosphatidyltransferase, which encodes MNLPNSITMGRILCVPLLLWMLSPHFPLRGPGGEQELFTSLFFILVSISDGVDGYLARRRGQITTIGMLLDPLADKLLITAAFICLVQYTPDIMKPWIAVLVIGREFLVSGLRSIASTEGFTIEASDLGKLKTVIQIVSVVATVLAHRWDYWHFGWFLMPVRPVAITAIYFMVLVSTISAIDYFWAFWRKIDRATAVRRKRDNDFVLSRRKKNIPA